One Punica granatum isolate Tunisia-2019 chromosome 3, ASM765513v2, whole genome shotgun sequence genomic window carries:
- the LOC116200017 gene encoding probable pectinesterase/pectinesterase inhibitor 51: MNALFQSIMAGLLLFLSLLSLLSPLSSAAGHPRLTLVDRRPSLALTPPAIAQACKATRFQDTCISSLTRSKESGLPPKPGPLDIIGSALRVSSANLATAQSMVRSILQTSAGHLNRTNHAKNCLEVLPLSQHRITLTTAALPRHKTKDARAYMSAALQYQYDCWSELSYSNDTSQVDRTMSFLNNLMWLTSNALSMINSYDIYGPNTGSWRPPATERAGFWGSGSKSVGSSFGSKGGFPSKVAATVTVCKAGKGVCSYRTVQEAVNAAPNNGEKKFVIHIKEGVYAEIVRIPLEKKNVVFLGDGMGKTVITGSLSVARPGLFTYNTATVGVLSDGFMARGVTFENTAGPDVQQAVAFRSDSDLSVVENCEFLGNQDTLYVHSLRQFYKSCHIEGNVDFIFGNAAAFFQDCVILVRPRQLNPEKGEKNAITAQGRTDPAQSTGLVLANCMINGTERYMELYRSNPKVHMNFLGRPWKEYSRTVFIHCYMDVLITQNGWMPFREDFATRTLYYGEFGNSGPGSSLSGRVTWSSKIPANRVSTYSVQNFIQGNEWIPGSA; encoded by the exons ATGAATGCATTATTCCAATCAATAATGGCCggtctcctcctcttcctctctctcctctctctcctctccccgCTCTCCTCCGCCGCTGGCCACCCCCGCCTGACCTTGGTGGACCGCAGGCCGTCCCTAGCCCTAACCCCGCCCGCCATCGCCCAGGCCTGCAAGGCTACCCGCTTCCAGGACACCTGCATATCCTCCCTCACCCGATCCAAGGAGTCCGGCCTCCCTCCCAAGCCCGGCCCACTTGACATCATCGGTTCCGCGTTGCGGGTCTCATCCGCGAACCTCGCCACCGCCCAGTCCATGGTCCGGTCCATCCTCCAGACCTCCGCGGGGCACCTCAACCGAACCAACCACGCCAAGAACTGCCTAGAG GTCCTGCCACTGTCCCAGCACCGGATCACGTTGACGACGGCGGCCCTGCCCCGTCACAAGACCAAGGATGCGCGGGCCTACATGAGCGCGGCCCTGCAGTACCAGTACGACTGCTGGTCGGAGCTCAGCTACTCGAACGACACGAGCCAGGTTGACCGGACCATGTCGTTTCTGAACAACCTCATGTGGCTGACCAGCAATGCCCTCAGCATGATCAACTCCTACGACATATACGGCCCCAACACAGGCTCGTGGAGGCCGCCCGCGACGGAGAGGGCTGGTTTCTGGGGGTCTGGCTCGAAAAGCGTCGGGTCTTCGTTCGGATCGAAGGGCGGGTTCCCATCGAAGGTGGCAGCAACTGTGACCGTGTGCAAGGCAGGGAAAGGAGTGTGTAGCTACCGGACGGTGCAGGAAGCCGTCAATGCAGCGCCAAACAACGGCGAGAAGAAATTCGTGATACACATAAAGGAAGGGGTCTACGCGGAGATCGTTAGGATTCCtttggagaagaagaacgTGGTGTTCTTGGGGGATGGGATGGGCAAAACGGTCATCACCGGCTCCTTGAGCGTGGCCCGCCCCGGGCTTTTCACCTATAATACGGCTACAGTCG GAGTCCTGAGCGATGGGTTCATGGCGAGGGGGGTCACGTTCGAGAACACGGCGGGACCCGATGTGCAACAGGCAGTGGCCTTCCGGTCGGATAGCGACCTCTCGGTCGTCGAGAACTGTGAGTTCCTGGGGAATCAGGACACTCTCTACGTCCACTCCCTACGTCAGTTCTACAAGTCGTGCCACATAGAGGGCAACGTGGACTTCATCTTCGGGAACGCTGCTGCCTTCTTCCAGGACTGCGTGATCCTAGTCCGGCCCCGACAGCTGAACCCTGAGAAGGGAGAGAAAAATGCCATCACGGCCCAGGGAAGAACCGATCCAGCCCAGTCCACAGGGCTTGTGCTTGCGAACTGCATGATTAACGGAACCGAAAGATATATGGAACTGTATCGTAGCAACCCAAAG GTGCACATGAACTTCCTGGGAAGGCCGTGGAAGGAGTACTCGAGGACGGTCTTCatccactgctacatggatGTGCTCATCACGCAGAACGGGTGGATGCCCTTCAGGGAAGACTTTGCTACCAGGACACTCTACTATGGGGAGTTCGGAAACTCTGGCCCAGGGTCCAGTTTGTCCGGTCGTGTCACGTGGAGCAGCAAAATTCCAGCCAACCGTGTTTCGACATATTCGGTGCAGAATTTCATCCAGGGCAATGAATGGATTCCGGGGTCGGCCTAA
- the LOC116200016 gene encoding UDP-glucuronate:xylan alpha-glucuronosyltransferase 1, giving the protein MGTSDGTLESRHRLSSTNEDMYKRRPNRGKYRGVENGKSFHLPIQDKTANCKFSPLKLFLAFIVCGTLFTIVYNPQVYQNDNSSSSSSGPSFVNRWIWGEADPRYISNLEIDWEDVEYIINGMIGEADYYGIGILNFNRSEINQWRNLFPKAKQVVLHLNYAAGDLTWESLYPEWIDEEEEEEVPLCPSLPKIRSPGSRINLIAVKLPCRNEGNWSRDVARLHLQLEAARLAASAKGGYPVHVLIITRCFPIPNLFTGKELVTRRGSVWLYKPNPSVLREKLQLPVGSCELALPLKVKDRVYEGNPRREAYATILHSAHVYVCGAIAAAQSIRMVGSNRDLVILIDETISAYHRSGLEAAGWKIRTIQRIRNPKAEKDAYNEWNYSKFRLWQLTDYDKIIFIDADLLILRNIDFLFGMPEISAIGNNATLFNSGVMVIEPSNSTFNLLMEHINEIESYNGGDQGYLNEIFTWWHRIPRDMNFLKHFWIGDEEQKKQMKTRLFGAEPPILYVLHYLGVKPWLCFRDYDCNWNVDFFQEFASDVAHARWWKVHDAMPKMLQQFCMLKSKQKAQLEWDRRQAEKGNYSDCHWRIQITDSRLKKCIDNVCNWKSMLGHWGETNWTDDEFSNPTPPALTVSTASLSAL; this is encoded by the exons ATGGGAACTTCAGATGGGACTCTCGAGTCCCGACACCGGCTATCTTCAACAAA TGAAGATATGTACAAGAGAAGACCAAACAGAGGGAAATACAGAGGAGTTGAGAATGGCAAGTCATTCCACTTACCAATCCAAGACAAGACTGCAAACTGCAAGTTCTCACCATTGAAGCTCTTCCTTGCTTTCATAGTCTGCGGGACGCTCTTCACGATTGTTTATAACCCACAAGTTTACCAAAATGACAACtcgtcttcctcttcctccgg GCCTAGTTTTGTCAACCGGTGGATATGGGGTGAGGCGGATCCAAGATACATATCGAACTTAGAAATCGATTGGGAGGATGTTGAGTATATCATCAATGGCATGATAGGTGAAGCAGATTATTACGGGATCGGGATTTTGAACTTCAACAGGAGCGAGATCAACCAATGGAGGAACCTTTTCCCCAAGGCCAAGCAAGTCGTTCTTCACCTAAATTATGCTGCCGGAGACTTAACTTGGGAGTCGCTTTACCCTGAATGGAtcgatgaagaagaggaggaagaagtcCCCCTTTGCCCGAGCCTCCCGAAGATAAGATCCCCGGGTTCACGGATCAATTTAATTGCTGTCAAGCTCCCATGCAGGAACGAGGGAAACTGGTCGAGGGACGTCGCTCGGCTCCACCTGCAGCTTGAAGCAGCTCGGCTTGCAGCTTCAGCCAAGGGTGGGTACCCGGTGCATGTACTAATAATCACGAGATGTTTTCCGATCCCGAACTTGTTTACTGGCAAAGAGCTTGTCACGAGAAGAGGAAGCGTTTGGCTATATAAGCCGAATCCAAGCGTATTGAGAGAGAAGTTGCAGCTTCCTGTTGGATCCTGCGAATTGGCACTTCCTTTGAAGGTTAAAG ATCGGGTTTACGAGGGAAATCCACGGAGGGAAGCATATGCTACAATTCTTCACTCCGCTCATGTGTATGTCTGCGGGGCCATTGCCGCAGCCCAGAGCATCCGAATGGTGGGCTCCAACCGGGACCTTGTGATACTCATTGACGAGACCATTAGCGCCTATCACAGGAGCGGGCTTGAGGCAGCAGGATGGAAGATCAGGACGATACAGAGGATCCGAAACCCAAAGGCCGAGAAAGACGCGTATAATGAGTGGAACTACAGCAAGTTCCGACTTTGGCAGTTGACGGACTATGACAAGATCATCTTCATCGACGCGGATCTACTAATATTAAGGAACATCGATTTCTTGTTTGGGATGCCTGAAATTTCTGCTATCGGGAACAACGCAACCCTGTTCAACTCTGGGGTGATGGTGATCGAGCCGTCAAACAGCACCTTCAATCTCCTGATGGAGCACATAAACGAGATCGAGTCCTACAATGGTGGAGACCAGGGTTACTTGAACGAGATCTTTACATGGTGGCACAGGATACCAAGGGACATGAACTTCTTAAAGCACTTCTGGATTGGGGACGAGGAGCAGAAGAAGCAAATGAAAACCCGACTCTTCGGGGCTGAGCCTCCGATCTTGTACGTTCTGCATTACCTGGGAGTAAAGCCGTGGCTGTGCTTCAGAGACTATGACTGTAACTGGAACGTGGACTTCTTCCAGGAGTTTGCAAGCGACGTCGCCCACGCGCGATGGTGGAAG GTGCACGATGCGATGCCCAAGATGCTGCAGCAGTTCTGCATGCTAAAGTCGAAGCAGAAGGCACAGTTGGAGTGGGACCGAAGGCAGGCTGAGAAGGGGAACTACTCGGACTGCCACTGGAGGATTCAGATCACGGACTCGAGGCTGAAGAAGTGCATAGACAATGTGTGCAACTGGAAGAGCATGTTGGGCCACTGGGGCGAGACTAACTGGACCGACGATGAGTTTTCCAACCCCACACCTCCCGCACTCACGGTCTCGACGGCATCCCTCTCGGCATTGTGA